The following coding sequences are from one Candidatus Eremiobacterota bacterium window:
- a CDS encoding ATP-grasp domain-containing protein yields MNCIFLSPHFPPHFYLFCASLKKLGANVLGIADSPYEGLSQELKDSLTEYYRVDNMEDYDQLLRAAGFYTHKYGKIDRVNSHNEHWLETEARLRTDFNIHGIKLDTIQDIKLKSRMKKKFIEAGVPVARGRVVTDAAGAVEFAKEVGFPIIAKPDNGVGASNTAKLSDEKEVLDFFASAPRQDFFAEEFIDGEIVTFDGLTDREGKPLFYTSHTYRGMAEALRNNDHIYYYSLREIPEDLVEAGLKAVKIFDVREIFFHIEFFRKNDDGGLIALEVNMRPPGGFTTDMIDYANDMDVYCVFQPIRSLIPDDPDQGF; encoded by the coding sequence ATGAACTGTATATTCCTCTCCCCCCATTTTCCCCCGCATTTCTATCTCTTCTGCGCGAGCCTGAAGAAACTGGGCGCCAACGTGCTCGGAATAGCAGATTCGCCCTACGAGGGGCTGAGCCAGGAGCTTAAGGACTCCCTGACAGAATATTACAGGGTTGACAATATGGAAGACTATGACCAGCTGCTGCGGGCTGCCGGCTTCTACACCCATAAATACGGAAAGATTGACCGCGTGAACTCTCACAATGAGCATTGGCTTGAAACCGAGGCCCGGCTCAGAACAGACTTCAACATACACGGCATAAAGCTGGATACAATCCAGGATATCAAGCTGAAGTCCCGGATGAAGAAGAAATTCATCGAAGCCGGCGTGCCCGTGGCCAGGGGCAGGGTGGTCACCGATGCCGCGGGGGCGGTGGAATTTGCTAAAGAGGTCGGTTTCCCGATTATTGCCAAGCCCGATAATGGTGTCGGCGCTTCCAATACGGCAAAGCTCAGCGATGAAAAGGAGGTTCTGGACTTTTTCGCTTCCGCTCCCCGGCAGGATTTTTTCGCCGAGGAATTCATCGACGGCGAGATAGTAACCTTCGATGGCCTTACCGACAGGGAGGGAAAGCCGCTCTTTTACACTTCCCATACCTACAGGGGCATGGCGGAAGCGCTGAGAAACAATGACCATATCTACTATTATTCTCTCCGCGAGATTCCCGAGGACCTTGTCGAAGCCGGGCTGAAAGCGGTCAAAATATTTGATGTGAGAGAGATTTTCTTCCACATAGAATTTTTCAGAAAGAACGATGACGGGGGGCTCATCGCGCTGGAAGTGAACATGCGCCCCCCCGGCGGTTTCACCACCGACATGATCGATTATGCCAACGACATGGATGTCTACTGTGTATTCCAGCCAATTCGATCACTCATTCCAGACGATCCCGATCAGGGATTC
- a CDS encoding DUF362 domain-containing protein encodes MKKFCCGMVPVLIALLFPGFLFSSGQVWPEAEKPAGSQSPRVVHIHDTRATSWDYRTGWYGDYVDQDVVNAMMDRGIAELTGKGSAADAWRAIIPAYRPGQKIAIKVNFNNAIYGSSGQVIDAIPQPVNAVVKGLKERGVREDDIWVYDVTHGWHIGEIPERFMKKISPLYPGVQFHSNDNLHTVALGYSDTERVHFNVPPGRSIPDRRICNALVKATYLINMPIIKKHRMAGVSLSFKNHFGSIEGNDEIHWSVTLDDPLYLPGYSGLVDLYRNHNIRDKTVLIIGEGLYGARINNYTEVPSPWPTFGNRSPNSLFFSQDPVAVDSVMYDFLEAEGGLPKGSDNYLKLAGKSGLGIFEHRDASGAYRKIDYRRIEE; translated from the coding sequence ATGAAAAAATTCTGCTGCGGCATGGTTCCTGTGCTTATAGCTCTCCTTTTCCCGGGCTTCCTTTTTTCTTCCGGACAGGTATGGCCTGAAGCGGAAAAGCCTGCCGGCTCCCAGTCCCCCCGGGTAGTCCACATTCATGACACCAGGGCGACCAGCTGGGATTACAGGACGGGGTGGTACGGCGACTACGTCGACCAGGACGTGGTGAACGCGATGATGGATCGCGGGATAGCGGAGCTCACCGGCAAGGGGAGCGCCGCCGATGCCTGGCGGGCCATCATCCCCGCTTACAGGCCGGGCCAGAAGATCGCCATCAAGGTCAATTTTAACAACGCTATCTACGGGAGCAGCGGCCAGGTCATAGATGCCATCCCTCAGCCTGTCAATGCCGTCGTCAAGGGGCTCAAAGAGAGAGGGGTCAGGGAGGATGACATATGGGTCTATGACGTGACGCACGGCTGGCATATCGGCGAGATACCGGAGCGCTTCATGAAAAAGATATCTCCCCTTTACCCCGGCGTGCAGTTCCATTCCAACGATAACCTTCATACAGTGGCCCTTGGCTACAGCGATACCGAGCGAGTCCATTTCAACGTCCCTCCCGGAAGGTCGATCCCTGACCGAAGGATATGCAACGCCCTTGTGAAGGCAACGTACCTGATCAATATGCCTATCATAAAGAAGCACCGGATGGCCGGCGTCTCCCTCAGCTTCAAGAACCACTTCGGCTCTATCGAGGGAAATGACGAGATCCACTGGTCGGTGACCCTTGACGATCCCCTTTATCTCCCCGGTTACAGCGGCCTGGTGGATCTTTACCGCAATCATAATATCAGGGACAAGACAGTGCTGATCATCGGCGAAGGACTCTACGGCGCCCGGATTAACAACTACACCGAGGTGCCGAGCCCATGGCCCACCTTCGGCAACAGGTCGCCGAACAGCCTCTTTTTCTCACAGGACCCTGTGGCGGTCGATTCAGTCATGTATGATTTCCTTGAGGCTGAGGGCGGCCTCCCGAAAGGCTCCGACAACTACCTGAAGCTTGCCGGGAAGAGCGGCCTTGGGATATTCGAGCACCGCGACGCTTCCGGCGCTTACAGGAAAATAGATTACCGCCGTATCGAAGAGTAA
- a CDS encoding serine hydrolase, protein MKKRLVILLLVFILQAGIAFAQEKVTKPADEELKKILADFDQYASKARADWKIPGMAIGIVQDGRLVFAKGYGVKKLGGSDPVTENTIFQIGSTTKAFTSTLAAMLVDEGKYKWDDKVVEHLPDFMMYDPWVTREFQIVDLMSQHSGMPGYAADTLYFLGFDRQYIRQAVRNIKPVTSFRAKFAYQNGLWLVASELIEKYSGMSWEQALKERIFEPLGMSDSSADMQSFLNARDVSSLHAAQGDNVTALPENRDFLDWSYTAGPAGAINSNIVDMAKWLTFQINNGKVGGKQLVSEKNMEVLHSPKTIIGLGGKVHKNIFYCMGWIYQEYSPCPIIWHNGGTSMKTMVAYVPEQKIGIVILSNYVTTLPELLAYRFIDQYAGKPARDLSAEALAESEKAKKEAKVLNPVAPKNPVAAMPLEKYAGYYSNEVYGKIKIAVDEGKLTLVIGPRNMKLPLVHWNANIFAVHWPAYDSDTESSFALFQIDPHGRVTGVTIDSLNQGDDLGVFKRVGDAPLKGK, encoded by the coding sequence ATGAAAAAGAGACTTGTAATTCTTTTATTGGTTTTTATTCTGCAGGCAGGGATAGCCTTTGCTCAGGAAAAGGTCACAAAACCAGCCGATGAGGAGCTAAAGAAAATACTGGCTGATTTTGATCAGTATGCATCCAAGGCCAGGGCCGACTGGAAGATCCCGGGGATGGCGATTGGAATTGTCCAGGATGGCAGGCTTGTCTTTGCAAAAGGGTACGGCGTAAAAAAATTAGGCGGCAGTGATCCCGTTACCGAGAACACAATTTTCCAGATAGGCTCGACCACCAAGGCTTTTACCTCGACTTTGGCCGCGATGCTCGTGGATGAAGGAAAGTATAAGTGGGATGACAAAGTTGTCGAGCACCTGCCGGACTTCATGATGTATGATCCCTGGGTGACCAGGGAGTTTCAGATTGTGGATCTGATGTCACAGCACAGCGGCATGCCGGGGTATGCCGCCGATACGCTTTATTTCCTGGGTTTTGACCGCCAGTATATAAGGCAGGCTGTCCGCAACATAAAGCCGGTGACAAGCTTCCGCGCAAAATTTGCTTATCAGAACGGCCTGTGGCTTGTGGCATCTGAGCTGATCGAAAAATACAGCGGCATGTCCTGGGAACAGGCTCTCAAAGAGCGAATTTTTGAACCTCTGGGAATGTCAGATTCCTCGGCTGATATGCAGTCTTTTCTTAATGCCAGAGATGTCTCATCCTTGCATGCGGCTCAGGGTGACAATGTAACAGCGTTACCTGAAAACAGGGATTTTCTTGACTGGAGCTATACCGCCGGGCCTGCGGGCGCCATCAACTCAAATATTGTGGATATGGCGAAGTGGCTGACTTTTCAAATCAACAACGGCAAAGTAGGCGGTAAACAACTGGTCTCAGAGAAGAACATGGAAGTGCTCCATTCGCCAAAAACCATCATTGGATTGGGTGGCAAGGTCCATAAAAATATCTTTTACTGTATGGGCTGGATCTATCAGGAGTATTCGCCCTGCCCGATCATCTGGCATAATGGCGGCACTTCCATGAAAACCATGGTGGCCTATGTCCCGGAGCAAAAAATAGGCATAGTGATACTTTCAAACTATGTGACCACTCTGCCTGAACTGCTGGCCTATCGGTTTATTGATCAGTATGCCGGCAAGCCAGCCAGGGATTTGAGCGCTGAAGCCCTGGCTGAATCAGAAAAAGCGAAGAAAGAGGCAAAAGTCTTGAATCCTGTCGCGCCAAAGAACCCTGTCGCGGCGATGCCGCTTGAGAAGTATGCCGGATATTATTCCAATGAGGTATACGGCAAGATTAAAATCGCTGTTGATGAAGGTAAATTGACTTTGGTGATAGGGCCCAGGAATATGAAACTGCCTCTCGTCCATTGGAATGCAAATATCTTTGCGGTGCACTGGCCGGCATATGATTCCGATACTGAATCAAGCTTTGCGCTCTTTCAGATTGATCCCCACGGAAGAGTTACTGGTGTTACCATTGATTCTCTGAATCAGGGTGATGATCTTGGCGTTTTCAAGCGGGTGGGAGATGCGCCTTTGAAAGGAAAGTGA
- a CDS encoding HNH endonuclease signature motif containing protein: MHHIIRRSQGGTDDPWNLITLCEAHHLNILHNLMTFAIKGKAPHDLIFIFGATSDSNPFLVYQKGFKATVMRGASLQPFPAGDEAVYARDAANKDSVAILGRTGKYLVAMHAYDPKNTMGKHFSALIAKLSGAPPPGKYKELITVLKTYKPLLFKNIPDDIMIKALDEKRVSLVGPGPTVDLEQYMMKDILAFTGMLDTPLTGGKKSLVYDKTKTDDFKDELWDFVTRLKDFLPEAASRLIGVVDFFKQAHKHMVTVRDAFVIPKAGENVYIVYKSHRGPGTDQTPESVYDTWVTKAPGINLVRSSAEYKGMSGAEIDKAFREHMEARYQLERYEEIRKEMLQNREKIIEKIVSKYDDRINSIHKACKELMK, translated from the coding sequence GTGCACCACATAATCAGGCGCTCCCAGGGCGGCACCGATGATCCCTGGAATCTCATCACGCTTTGCGAAGCTCATCACCTGAACATTCTGCACAATCTCATGACCTTTGCTATCAAGGGGAAAGCTCCCCATGACCTCATTTTTATCTTTGGCGCCACTTCAGACAGCAATCCCTTCCTTGTTTATCAGAAAGGCTTCAAAGCCACCGTGATGCGCGGAGCCTCTCTTCAGCCATTTCCAGCGGGAGACGAGGCGGTATATGCAAGGGATGCTGCAAATAAAGATAGCGTAGCTATCTTAGGCCGCACAGGAAAATATCTGGTGGCAATGCATGCCTACGATCCTAAAAACACCATGGGTAAACACTTTTCAGCCCTCATCGCAAAGCTGTCAGGGGCCCCTCCCCCGGGGAAATACAAGGAGCTTATCACGGTCTTGAAGACCTACAAGCCCTTGCTCTTCAAAAACATTCCCGACGACATAATGATAAAAGCTCTTGATGAAAAGAGGGTATCTCTCGTCGGTCCGGGCCCTACCGTTGACCTGGAACAGTATATGATGAAAGACATTCTGGCATTTACAGGGATGCTGGATACCCCTCTCACAGGGGGCAAAAAATCCCTGGTATACGACAAGACCAAGACCGATGACTTTAAGGATGAATTATGGGATTTTGTGACCCGGCTGAAAGATTTTCTGCCTGAGGCTGCCAGCAGGCTGATAGGAGTAGTGGATTTCTTCAAGCAGGCTCACAAGCACATGGTAACGGTACGCGATGCCTTTGTCATTCCCAAAGCCGGAGAAAATGTCTACATCGTTTATAAAAGCCACCGCGGCCCCGGGACAGACCAGACACCTGAATCAGTCTATGATACCTGGGTCACAAAAGCTCCGGGCATAAACCTTGTGCGGTCAAGCGCCGAGTACAAAGGGATGAGCGGCGCCGAAATCGATAAGGCTTTCAGGGAGCATATGGAAGCACGCTATCAACTGGAGCGGTACGAGGAGATCCGCAAGGAAATGTTGCAAAACAGGGAAAAGATTATTGAAAAGATAGTAAGTAAATATGATGACAGGATTAACTCAATCCATAAAGCCTGTAAGGAGCTGATGAAATAA
- a CDS encoding HEPN domain-containing protein gives MKSGIQQLIIKAERSLDAARALFDRGDYDFASSRAYFSTFYMAAACHLSAGRSYSQHSGVISGFNQHFVKTGIITPASFRILRNAFNYRNIGDYEILASLSHGPVEKLIRDAEYFLEETRRHLTSC, from the coding sequence ATGAAAAGCGGGATCCAGCAGCTTATCATCAAGGCGGAGCGAAGCCTTGATGCCGCCAGGGCGCTTTTCGACAGGGGAGACTATGATTTTGCCTCATCCCGTGCCTATTTCTCCACCTTTTATATGGCCGCAGCATGCCACCTCTCGGCAGGGAGGTCCTATTCACAGCACTCGGGCGTCATTTCAGGCTTCAATCAGCATTTCGTAAAAACCGGGATTATTACACCAGCCTCTTTCAGGATTCTGAGAAATGCCTTCAACTATAGAAATATAGGCGATTACGAAATACTGGCATCGCTCTCCCACGGGCCCGTTGAGAAATTGATAAGAGATGCGGAGTACTTTCTTGAAGAAACCCGCCGTCACCTTACCTCCTGCTGA
- a CDS encoding nucleotidyltransferase domain-containing protein: MIEQRNYSEIAEAFKETLLEIYGENLKKVILFGSIANGTQTGESDMDLLVILEHLESIEKESERILDAALSLENSQNIPFIISALPMAENDYLNRETPLILSVKREGVKI; this comes from the coding sequence ATGATTGAGCAGAGGAATTACAGTGAAATCGCCGAGGCTTTTAAAGAGACGCTTTTAGAAATCTATGGGGAAAACCTCAAGAAAGTGATTCTCTTTGGCTCAATAGCCAATGGGACCCAGACAGGCGAGTCAGACATGGATCTCCTGGTCATACTGGAGCACCTGGAGAGCATTGAAAAGGAATCAGAGAGAATCCTTGATGCGGCACTCTCACTGGAGAACTCCCAGAATATCCCCTTTATCATAAGCGCGCTCCCAATGGCGGAAAATGATTACCTTAACAGGGAGACTCCCCTTATCCTCAGTGTAAAGAGAGAGGGGGTAAAGATATGA
- a CDS encoding cellulase family glycosylhydrolase: MKRHRWLPATVNKLPRWRGFNLLEKFSLGNERKPFLEEDFRLIAKLGFNFVRLPMDYRCWIRDGDWEQFDEATLREIDQAIEWGRQYGIHVCLNFHRAPGYTVAKPPEARDLWTDNEAQRVCALHWAMFARRYRGIPSERVSFNLINEPGAIDHKKYTAVVRRLVAAIRAEDPNRLIIADGVRWGTEPVPILNDAGIAQATRGYTPLEISHYQASWVGGERFARPSWPRVEAPGYLYGPMKKEWAVPMVIEGPFRKATELRLHVQVVSYFAKLVVEADGKVVLDKEFQCGPGEGEWKKSYYLSEFMIFQNFFDRDYTAAIPARTRQVIVHLAEGDWLLAGEMGLKQAGSSEDVLAFTSTWGRKPEAITWCPGAPEGPFKVQNIEDRQWLWQKCIMPWKEAEAMGIGVFVGEWGAFSRTPHDVTLRWMKDCLTNWKKASWGWALWNFRGSFGILDSGRDDVTYEEFEGHKLDRRMLDLLQRY; the protein is encoded by the coding sequence GTGAAAAGGCACAGGTGGCTTCCCGCCACGGTGAACAAGCTGCCCCGCTGGCGCGGCTTCAACCTTCTGGAGAAGTTTTCCCTGGGCAACGAGCGTAAGCCCTTTCTCGAGGAGGACTTCCGGCTTATCGCAAAACTGGGCTTCAACTTCGTCCGGCTGCCTATGGATTACCGCTGCTGGATCAGGGACGGCGATTGGGAGCAGTTCGACGAGGCCACCCTCAGGGAGATCGACCAGGCTATCGAGTGGGGGCGCCAGTATGGCATCCATGTCTGCCTCAACTTCCATCGCGCCCCCGGCTACACCGTGGCCAAGCCGCCAGAGGCCCGTGACCTCTGGACCGACAATGAAGCCCAGCGAGTGTGCGCCCTCCATTGGGCCATGTTCGCGCGGCGCTACAGGGGCATCCCAAGCGAGCGCGTCAGCTTCAACCTTATTAATGAGCCGGGGGCCATCGATCACAAGAAATATACTGCCGTCGTGCGCAGACTCGTTGCGGCCATCCGCGCCGAGGACCCGAACCGGCTGATCATTGCTGACGGCGTCCGGTGGGGCACCGAGCCGGTGCCGATACTCAATGATGCAGGTATCGCCCAGGCCACCCGCGGCTATACCCCCCTGGAAATCAGCCACTACCAGGCGAGCTGGGTCGGGGGCGAGCGGTTTGCCCGTCCTTCCTGGCCGCGCGTCGAGGCCCCCGGCTACCTCTACGGGCCAATGAAGAAGGAATGGGCAGTGCCCATGGTAATCGAGGGTCCCTTCAGGAAAGCCACGGAGCTTCGCCTGCACGTACAGGTTGTCTCCTATTTTGCCAAGCTCGTGGTAGAGGCCGATGGCAAGGTGGTCTTGGACAAGGAATTCCAGTGCGGCCCGGGAGAGGGAGAATGGAAGAAGTCCTATTATCTCTCTGAGTTTATGATTTTCCAGAACTTCTTCGACCGCGACTACACGGCTGCAATCCCCGCCCGCACCAGGCAGGTGATCGTGCACCTTGCTGAGGGTGACTGGCTTCTGGCAGGCGAGATGGGCCTTAAACAGGCAGGTTCAAGTGAGGATGTGTTAGCCTTTACCAGCACCTGGGGCAGAAAGCCGGAAGCCATTACCTGGTGTCCCGGGGCACCGGAAGGGCCCTTCAAAGTCCAGAATATCGAGGACCGCCAGTGGCTGTGGCAGAAATGCATCATGCCCTGGAAGGAAGCCGAGGCCATGGGCATCGGTGTCTTCGTCGGCGAATGGGGCGCTTTCAGCAGGACACCCCACGACGTGACGCTCCGCTGGATGAAAGACTGCCTCACCAACTGGAAAAAGGCTTCCTGGGGCTGGGCGCTGTGGAACTTCCGGGGCAGCTTCGGCATACTGGACAGCGGCCGCGACGACGTCACCTACGAGGAGTTCGAGGGCCACAAGCTGGACCGCAGGATGCTTGATCTGCTTCAGCGGTATTAA
- a CDS encoding FAD:protein FMN transferase, which yields MGIPLTLNKDPHLMKDTRDMMHTFIEISLAGDDGDATRDLLEKGFKIFKRYEKRYNFFDPASTLSRLNRSRRPFKASRELFRMLKVCLSISRISHGAFDITVGPLVKLWDFSAPDPRIPEDQEIKRVLKTIGYRTITLTDDRIEKKPGIRIDLSGVVKGFAVDDACDFFIKKGIGQAMVNGGRNIRVIGRTMRQEPWRIGILNPRNQEELMAVLSLEDEAVATSGDYENYFIKNGVWYHHLLDPATGHPVSHCQSATVISRSAALTDMLSTTAFILGPDKGMPVLKAFGCEGVFITKEGILSTPGIGKKLEIL from the coding sequence ATGGGAATTCCACTCACTCTCAACAAAGATCCTCACCTCATGAAAGACACACGGGACATGATGCACACCTTCATCGAGATAAGCCTTGCCGGCGATGACGGTGATGCCACCAGGGATTTGCTTGAGAAAGGCTTCAAGATCTTCAAAAGATATGAGAAAAGGTATAATTTCTTCGATCCCGCGAGCACCCTGAGCCGGCTCAACAGGAGCAGGCGCCCTTTCAAAGCCTCGCGGGAGCTCTTCCGGATGCTCAAGGTGTGCCTGTCAATCTCCAGGATATCCCATGGCGCTTTCGACATCACGGTGGGCCCCCTTGTAAAGCTCTGGGATTTCAGCGCTCCCGATCCCAGAATCCCTGAGGACCAGGAGATAAAGCGTGTTCTTAAAACCATCGGATATCGCACTATCACCCTCACCGACGACAGGATAGAGAAAAAGCCGGGGATCCGGATAGACCTTTCGGGAGTGGTGAAAGGCTTTGCCGTTGATGATGCCTGTGATTTCTTCATTAAAAAAGGAATTGGGCAGGCAATGGTAAATGGCGGAAGAAATATCAGGGTGATCGGCAGAACCATGCGCCAGGAGCCATGGAGAATCGGGATCCTCAATCCCCGGAACCAGGAAGAGCTGATGGCTGTCCTTTCCCTGGAAGATGAGGCCGTGGCCACCTCGGGAGACTATGAGAATTACTTCATAAAGAATGGCGTGTGGTACCACCATCTGCTTGATCCCGCCACGGGGCACCCTGTGTCACATTGCCAGAGCGCCACCGTAATATCCAGGAGCGCAGCATTGACCGACATGCTCTCCACCACAGCCTTTATACTGGGCCCTGATAAAGGGATGCCGGTGCTCAAAGCATTTGGCTGCGAAGGCGTCTTTATTACCAAGGAAGGGATTTTATCCACGCCGGGAATAGGGAAAAAGCTTGAAATTCTATGA